The following proteins are encoded in a genomic region of Paenibacillus sp. FSL H3-0469:
- a CDS encoding L-serine ammonia-lyase, iron-sulfur-dependent, subunit alpha — MINLLEVLHKEIMPAEGCTEPIAVAYAVSLAAELVEEEITAIQLLLSGNIIKNAMGVGIPGTGQTGLPIAAALGAVVRRSERKLEILSGLTPAELASAEGLLERKLLEVELKDTPEKLYIEARVHSKNHTATAILVKEHTNVQYLAKDGQRLEPKMDKADCGDPHSLDPEVYSVSLEDIYAFVQNTPFEDLRFLLEGAVMNKAISEEGLRGEYGLQVGRKMSQQSALNLFGADVANRIIAATAAASDARMDGSAMPVMTTAGSGNQGIACTMPVIALAELLGKDEETLARAMALSNLITIHVKHYIGRLSPLCGSGIAGGVGAGSGIVYLMGGTLAQIKHSIQNTIASTSGMICDGAKPTCALKISTATNAAIQSATLAMNNISASLNDGVIFEKVEDTIKNMETLVQEGLAATDQAILNIMLSKGAASS, encoded by the coding sequence ATGATTAACCTACTGGAAGTATTGCACAAAGAAATTATGCCCGCAGAAGGCTGCACCGAACCGATTGCAGTGGCTTATGCCGTCTCGTTGGCCGCTGAACTGGTGGAAGAGGAGATTACGGCGATTCAGCTGCTGCTCAGCGGCAATATCATCAAGAATGCAATGGGCGTAGGGATTCCTGGTACTGGCCAGACGGGCTTGCCGATAGCGGCGGCCTTGGGTGCGGTGGTGCGCCGCTCGGAGAGGAAGCTTGAGATTCTGTCCGGGCTGACCCCGGCGGAGCTGGCAAGTGCAGAGGGACTGCTGGAGCGTAAGCTGCTGGAGGTTGAGCTGAAGGATACGCCGGAGAAGCTATATATAGAAGCGAGAGTACACAGCAAGAACCATACCGCCACAGCAATCCTGGTAAAAGAGCACACGAATGTGCAGTATCTTGCGAAGGATGGCCAGCGGCTTGAGCCGAAAATGGACAAGGCCGACTGCGGCGACCCGCATAGTCTGGACCCTGAGGTATACTCGGTCTCACTCGAAGACATCTATGCCTTCGTTCAGAATACACCATTCGAGGATCTTCGTTTCCTGCTTGAGGGAGCGGTTATGAATAAGGCGATCTCGGAGGAAGGGCTGCGCGGGGAATATGGCCTCCAGGTGGGCCGGAAAATGAGCCAGCAATCCGCCCTCAATCTGTTCGGCGCGGATGTGGCGAACCGGATTATCGCCGCAACGGCAGCGGCATCCGATGCACGGATGGACGGCAGTGCCATGCCGGTAATGACTACGGCAGGCAGCGGCAATCAGGGGATTGCCTGCACTATGCCGGTCATTGCCCTGGCCGAGCTCCTCGGCAAGGATGAGGAGACTCTGGCCAGAGCGATGGCGCTCAGCAATCTGATTACTATTCATGTGAAGCATTACATTGGCCGTCTGTCCCCGCTCTGCGGCTCAGGCATTGCCGGCGGAGTAGGGGCGGGCAGCGGTATTGTTTATCTGATGGGCGGAACGCTGGCGCAGATCAAACACTCCATCCAGAATACGATTGCCTCTACTTCAGGCATGATTTGCGATGGTGCGAAGCCAACCTGTGCACTCAAAATCTCCACGGCCACCAACGCAGCCATTCAGTCTGCCACCCTGGCTATGAACAATATCTCCGCGAGTCTGAATGACGGTGTCATCTTCGAGAAGGTGGAGGATACGATCAAGAATATGGAGACCCTGGTCCAGGAGGGGCTTGCCGCCACAGACCAGGCCATTCTGAATATCATGCTCTCCAAGGGAGCCGCTTCTTCATAA
- a CDS encoding ankyrin repeat domain-containing protein: protein MGKKRITLPADFRELVKSGDIDLLKAVFEKCDWNATLGSYKEPALSIRQIPDELVRWLVEQGADINARDKYQRTPLHSQAGHWSGNIPLFLELGAELEALDYQDETPLHAAVNYYRTGAIRDLIAHGANIHAVSKRGNTPLAKGLINCRNADITGMAEIAQAMLAAGAEVTPEMRESVTKIGKNFEFSKANFNKDYLDDTIAALDKLYKLFGVEPVAGRVMHDGVSKIEVKSTRWQDQHQELWEALIPGSGPALTVQGEVIRITGRISYEIMNNGGGNWDADFRKMLSALLLHFASGTPLDPAQLKEAAELAGYLRHSNGNDEPARLCELAVNWVLANPQPVSLPQPDYKR from the coding sequence ATGGGCAAAAAGAGAATTACCTTACCCGCGGACTTCCGCGAGCTGGTTAAATCAGGGGATATCGATCTACTTAAGGCTGTTTTTGAGAAATGTGACTGGAATGCAACCTTGGGATCGTACAAAGAACCCGCGCTCAGCATCCGGCAAATTCCGGATGAGCTGGTCCGCTGGCTGGTAGAGCAGGGTGCTGACATCAACGCCAGGGATAAATATCAGCGCACTCCGCTGCATTCGCAGGCCGGACACTGGTCGGGTAATATCCCGCTGTTCCTTGAGCTTGGCGCTGAGCTGGAAGCCCTGGATTATCAGGATGAGACCCCGCTGCACGCCGCTGTCAACTACTACCGGACTGGGGCGATCCGTGATCTTATCGCTCACGGCGCCAACATCCATGCTGTGAGCAAGCGCGGGAATACCCCGCTGGCCAAGGGCTTGATCAATTGCCGGAATGCCGATATCACCGGCATGGCTGAGATCGCGCAGGCGATGCTTGCAGCCGGGGCAGAAGTCACACCGGAGATGAGGGAATCCGTGACGAAGATCGGCAAGAATTTTGAATTCAGCAAAGCTAATTTCAATAAAGACTACCTGGATGATACCATAGCAGCCCTGGACAAGCTGTACAAGCTGTTCGGTGTGGAGCCTGTAGCCGGTCGGGTGATGCATGACGGCGTTTCTAAGATCGAGGTTAAGAGCACAAGGTGGCAGGATCAGCATCAGGAGCTATGGGAGGCGCTCATCCCCGGCTCAGGACCGGCGCTTACCGTACAGGGGGAGGTCATTCGCATCACTGGACGGATCTCTTATGAAATCATGAATAACGGCGGCGGCAACTGGGATGCGGATTTCCGTAAAATGCTCAGCGCACTGCTTCTGCACTTCGCCTCAGGCACGCCTCTGGACCCTGCACAACTGAAGGAAGCTGCGGAATTAGCCGGTTATCTGCGCCATAGCAACGGTAATGATGAACCGGCCAGATTATGCGAATTGGCCGTGAATTGGGTACTAGCCAATCCACAGCCTGTTTCCTTGCCGCAACCGGATTACAAACGCTAA
- a CDS encoding DeoR/GlpR family DNA-binding transcription regulator produces the protein MLAAERRKKIIDLVHQDKRVLVSDLSRMFEVTEETIRRDLEKLEKDGIVSRTYGGAMLNRHTNEDLPFLTRGALNTDIKRRIAIQALDLINDGDTLMVDPSSTSFEFLKLLGNKSNLTIITNSINILHEFASSSHSIISTGGSLRHRSLSLVGPVAHETIQRYNVDTAVISCKALDMDRGVTDSNEPECELKKYMLRQAHKVVLLADHTKFDQTAFARLAELSRIDVLITDRKPSEAWLKVLSEKNVEVLY, from the coding sequence ATGCTCGCTGCCGAAAGACGCAAAAAAATAATCGACCTTGTCCATCAGGACAAACGGGTGCTGGTCTCCGATCTGAGCCGGATGTTCGAGGTGACGGAGGAGACGATCCGCAGAGACCTGGAGAAGCTGGAGAAGGATGGCATTGTAAGCCGGACCTACGGCGGAGCCATGCTGAACAGGCATACGAATGAGGACCTGCCTTTTCTGACCCGGGGAGCACTCAATACGGATATCAAACGCAGAATAGCGATCCAGGCGCTCGATCTGATTAATGACGGGGATACACTGATGGTGGACCCCAGCTCGACCTCGTTTGAATTCCTGAAGCTGCTGGGTAATAAAAGTAATCTGACGATCATCACCAATTCGATCAACATTCTCCATGAGTTCGCGAGCTCGAGCCACAGCATTATTTCTACAGGCGGCTCACTCCGCCACCGTTCCCTGTCGCTTGTCGGCCCCGTAGCCCATGAGACCATTCAGCGCTACAATGTGGACACCGCCGTAATCAGCTGCAAGGCCCTCGATATGGACCGCGGGGTCACCGATTCCAATGAACCGGAATGTGAGCTGAAGAAATATATGCTCCGCCAGGCACACAAGGTGGTGCTGCTCGCGGACCATACCAAGTTCGACCAGACGGCCTTCGCCAGACTCGCAGAGCTAAGCCGGATCGATGTGCTGATTACCGACCGCAAGCCTTCGGAGGCGTGGCTGAAGGTGTTGTCCGAGAAGAATGTGGAAGTGCTGTACTAA
- a CDS encoding iron-containing alcohol dehydrogenase, whose protein sequence is MPSINIMGKGCLKDIAPYIQELNLQKALVVTDKFLMKSGIAGRLLAVLEEAGIQYVVYDEVKPNPTCKNVHDGADFLKQHECDYLISIGGGSPQDTAKGIGIVATNGGHIADYEGVHKSKHKSLPIVAVNTTAGTSSEVTINYVITDEERKIKMVMVDKNSIATISVNDPELMADKPAALTAATGMDALTHAIEALVTPGAYPVTDATALAAVELIFANLARTVTDGHDIEAREQMVYAIFLGGLAFNNAGLGYVHAMAHQLGGVYDLPHGVCNAMLLPYVEEENAKHVPEKFRAIARAAGLQTEGRSDKECADYVIEAIKALSKEVGIPAKLSELGVAEVDLDLLAENAMKDACAPGNPFIPTKDEVIALFRKIL, encoded by the coding sequence GTGCCGTCAATTAACATTATGGGAAAGGGCTGTCTGAAGGACATCGCCCCGTACATTCAAGAGCTGAATCTGCAAAAAGCGCTTGTGGTCACAGACAAGTTCCTGATGAAGAGCGGAATCGCCGGAAGGCTGCTGGCCGTGCTGGAAGAAGCGGGAATTCAGTATGTGGTATATGATGAAGTGAAGCCGAACCCTACCTGCAAAAATGTCCATGACGGCGCAGATTTCCTGAAGCAGCACGAATGTGACTATCTGATCTCTATCGGCGGCGGCTCGCCGCAGGATACGGCCAAGGGCATCGGCATTGTTGCCACCAACGGCGGGCATATTGCCGATTATGAAGGCGTTCACAAATCCAAGCATAAATCGCTGCCGATTGTCGCGGTGAACACGACGGCCGGGACTTCAAGTGAAGTGACGATCAACTACGTGATCACGGATGAAGAGCGCAAGATCAAGATGGTCATGGTGGACAAGAACAGTATCGCCACCATCTCGGTGAATGATCCGGAGCTGATGGCCGATAAGCCCGCTGCGCTGACGGCGGCAACGGGCATGGATGCTCTGACGCATGCCATTGAAGCGCTGGTCACTCCAGGCGCCTATCCGGTAACCGATGCTACCGCACTGGCAGCGGTGGAGCTGATCTTCGCCAATCTGGCCCGCACGGTGACGGATGGACACGATATTGAAGCGCGTGAGCAGATGGTCTATGCCATCTTCCTCGGCGGTCTCGCTTTCAATAATGCAGGGCTAGGCTACGTGCATGCTATGGCCCATCAGCTCGGCGGGGTCTATGATCTGCCGCATGGTGTGTGCAATGCGATGCTGCTGCCTTATGTGGAAGAAGAGAATGCCAAGCATGTGCCGGAGAAATTCAGAGCGATTGCCAGAGCGGCCGGGTTGCAGACCGAAGGACGAAGCGACAAGGAATGTGCGGATTACGTCATTGAAGCGATCAAAGCCCTGTCCAAGGAGGTTGGCATTCCTGCCAAGCTGTCCGAGCTGGGTGTTGCTGAAGTAGATCTCGATCTGCTCGCTGAGAATGCCATGAAGGATGCCTGCGCACCCGGTAATCCTTTTATTCCGACGAAAGATGAAGTAATCGCGTTATTCCGCAAAATTCTGTAA
- the gnd gene encoding phosphogluconate dehydrogenase (NAD(+)-dependent, decarboxylating) encodes MKVGLIGLGKMGFNLGQNLLEHAHEVVAYDVNPAAVQELAGRGASGAASLEELTGRLDSPRVLWIMVPHTFVDSVITELTPLLSKGDIIIEAGNSHYKESIRRHEELGAHGIHFLDAGTSGGMEGARSGACYMVGGDEEAWTVVEPLFRDTAVENGYLYAGKSGSGHFLKMVHNGIEYGMMAAIGEGFEVLEKSGYDFDFEQVARVWNNGSVVRSWLMELIERAFSKDAKLEDIKGVMHSSGEGRWTLETAFDLQAATPVIAMALLMRYRSLETDTFTGKVVAALRNEFGGHAVESK; translated from the coding sequence ATGAAAGTCGGTTTAATTGGACTAGGCAAAATGGGCTTCAATCTCGGCCAGAACCTGCTGGAGCATGCCCATGAAGTGGTAGCGTATGATGTGAATCCTGCTGCGGTGCAGGAATTGGCCGGACGCGGTGCGTCCGGGGCAGCAAGCCTGGAGGAGCTTACGGGACGGCTTGATTCCCCGCGCGTTCTCTGGATCATGGTTCCCCATACTTTTGTAGATTCGGTTATTACTGAACTGACGCCGCTATTATCCAAGGGAGATATCATCATTGAAGCCGGGAACTCTCATTATAAAGAGTCGATCCGCCGTCATGAGGAGCTGGGTGCCCACGGAATTCACTTCCTGGATGCGGGAACCTCCGGCGGAATGGAAGGTGCGCGGAGTGGGGCCTGCTACATGGTTGGCGGCGATGAGGAAGCGTGGACGGTCGTTGAACCGCTGTTCCGGGATACTGCGGTAGAGAACGGATATCTGTACGCCGGCAAATCCGGGAGCGGACATTTCCTCAAGATGGTGCACAACGGCATTGAATACGGGATGATGGCTGCGATCGGCGAGGGGTTCGAGGTGCTGGAGAAAAGCGGATATGACTTCGACTTCGAGCAGGTGGCCCGCGTCTGGAATAATGGCTCGGTGGTCCGCTCCTGGCTGATGGAGCTGATCGAGCGTGCCTTCTCCAAGGATGCCAAGCTGGAGGATATCAAGGGCGTCATGCATTCCTCAGGGGAGGGACGCTGGACGCTGGAGACCGCCTTCGACCTCCAGGCAGCGACTCCGGTCATCGCCATGGCTCTGCTCATGCGCTACCGTTCGCTGGAGACCGACACCTTCACCGGCAAAGTCGTCGCCGCCTTGCGTAACGAATTCGGCGGCCATGCGGTGGAGTCGAAGTAA